The stretch of DNA AACCTTCCACATCGCAATCTTCTACTGCACAATTGTCTACTGCGCAATCTTCCTCAGCGCAATCTTCTGCAGCGCATCCTTCTACAgggcaatcttccacagcacaatcttctgcAGTACATTGTTTTACCGCCTAATCTTCCGCAGTTcattcttctacagcacaatcttctacagcacaatcttccacagcacaatctttgACAGCACAGTCTTCCACAGCACAAAcgtctacagcacaatcttctatagCGCAGTCTTCTACAGCGCAATCTTCTGTGGCACAATCTACAACAGCACAAACTTCTACAGTACAATCTTCTTCAGTGCAGTCTTCgaaagcacaatcttccacagcgcaATCTTCTACTGCACAATCGTCTACTGCGCAATCTTcctcagcacaatcttctacagtacAACCTTCTACAgggcaatcttccacagcacaaccTTCTACAATAAAATGTTTTGCCGCCAAATCTTCCGCAGTtcaatcttctacagcgcaatcttcgacagcacaatcttccacagcacaatcttccatcGCACagtcttccacagcacaatcttctactgCACTATCTTCTATagcgcaatcttctacagcg from Chiloscyllium plagiosum isolate BGI_BamShark_2017 unplaced genomic scaffold, ASM401019v2 scaf_55504, whole genome shotgun sequence encodes:
- the LOC122545371 gene encoding cell wall protein RBR3-like; its protein translation is QSLTAQSSTAQTSTAQSSIAQSSTAQSSVAQSTTAQTSTVQSSSVQSSKAQSSTAQSSTAQSSTAQSSSAQSSTVQPSTGQSSTAQPSTIKLHSSTAQPSTVQSSTTQSSTAQSSTAQSSTAQPSTVQSSTAQSSTMQFSTAQSSSVQSSTAQSST